One Coffea arabica cultivar ET-39 chromosome 5e, Coffea Arabica ET-39 HiFi, whole genome shotgun sequence DNA segment encodes these proteins:
- the LOC113688569 gene encoding putative late blight resistance protein homolog R1A-3 — MASTSITCISSILDDVQALENDYPEFPNWPQKYLRRMRHMLRYLRTFLLCARKYSNDDVQLLFDNKKNPANNHHASLEALAVRIGEAIPKWGKEIQSSDQPWKVVHDLEKDMESFEQEICEWYVFFLGSSSRQSSNSVARKDDLMEFMDSLLENLVKYHPRSRLAHQVGLIKALEEKLAFMKNFIRFLTLHGVENTELGPLLVHTEAVAINAAGLSYKFQFKKGFGSPKDIKESISELPQKIIPVEPQVLETCIQVLIASKLSRQSYGDTDERILRDFYHSLLCNLWEKLKHGTCPVILRQLQMFYEGLNSLRTILKEKPKEFDEKVRDPTRVVKCYGGDFISPLSLNAIKDAIQAKDMDIVCSELLEIIKLIDAVITEKCPESSSFTFPTTNGLGFVDSLLEKMMDVTSSEAGSIALIDHSIEKVQEVLVCLRSLLWKIVELQNEDEEVQAIWNRIVGVAYRIELLIDSLITGNILDSSSMSIHSILEEMNIIKAAALKICDSERLGGKVSEVTKRFNHMPQEGSKPIVNDVVVGFEDETASIINGLINGSRQVKIVSIVGMPGCGKTTLARKVYNDFSVKSHFYERAWCTVSQIYQKRNLLLQILTCIESKLPEDVFKMGEEDLALQVRRRLLKNRYLVVLDDVWDIDAWNGLEASFPDDGIGSRVILTSRLRGVAPQAKLDHEPYSLPQLTPNESWDLLKGKLYPGQDLAPPELCEIRQQVVEMCQGLPLTVVILAGILSRMDRYGWKEAVEGLRSRNVSSTEQCTATLELSYKHLPDNLKACFLYFGAFPEDHEHNTRRLISLWVAEGFVQKTQLKRSEDVANDYLMELISRSLVIVSKPRSIDGVKTCRIHDLLYEFCVTKAKEEKLLQLVRRYDDLSACTVPCYLRRLCIIDSKVEHFDNLRLFSPAIRSLFLFSHDEDSNSFDLRFIFHIIKLVKVLDLSQIGLDPFPREVELLVHLRYLAILGRGKISLPSSVCNLPNLETLIWQNSSTHRSVSLPDTIWNLKKLTHLQLIDEVDRHYCFFFPRDNLDNSSQLRDLDFLSCLSLDPEENISKLLRKFPNIRKLRCSVNLKPDVEHHVAMDCLSQLESLSLSRVLYGYQQFHIDFQFPLSIKRLTLTYFGMPWRKMAAIGNLPNLEVLKLLEEAFEGEIWEMEAEKFPNVRFLKLASLNIVKWTASSEYEYEDQDYFPRLQKLVLESCDALQEIPSCLGNSSTLEIIEVSKCPNCTSSLEEIQEEQRSNGYTDLKILIS; from the coding sequence ATGGCCTCCACTAGTATCACTTGTATTTCTTCCATCTTGGATGATGTGCAAGCGCTGGAGAACGATTATCCAGAATTTCCAAATTGGCCGCAGAAGTACCTGAGACGCATGAGACACATGCTAAGATATCTGAGAACATTTCTTCTGTGTGCGAGAAAATACAGCAACGATGATGTGCAATTACTATTTGACAACAAAAAGAACCCGGCAAATAATCATCATGCAAGCCTAGAAGCTCTGGCAGTTCGGATTGGAGAAGCCATTCCCAAGTGGGGAAAGGAGATCCAATCTTCTGATCAGCCTTGGAAAGTGGTCCATGATTTAGAAAAAGACATGGAATCCTtcgaacaagaaatttgcgaaTGGTACGTCTTTTTCTTGGGTTCCTCGTCACGGCAGTCCAGTAATTCGGTCGCTCGAAAAGATGACCTTATGGAATTCATGGATTCTCTTCTGGAGAATCTAGTGAAATATCATCCAAGGAGTCGGCTGGCACATCAAGTTGGACTAATTAAAGCCCTTGAAGAGAAGCTGGCGTTCATGAAAAACTTCATCCGTTTTCTCACACTGCATGGCGTTGAAAACACAGAATTGGGACCTTTGTTGGTTCACACTGAAGCTGTGGCTATCAATGCAGCAGGCCTCTCTTATAAGTTCCAGTTTAAGAAGGGTTTCGGATCGCCCAAGGATATCAAGGAAAGCATTTCGGAACTGCCGCAGAAGATTATTCCTGTTGAACCGCAAGTCCTTGAGACTTGTATCCAGGTCCTGATTGCTTCAAAATTATCAAGACAATCATACGGAGATACAGATGAGCGCATATTGAGAGACTTCTACCATTCTCTCCTGTGTAATCTTTGGGAGAAACTAAAGCATGGTACTTGTCCTGTGATTTTGCGTCAACTACAAATGTTTTACGAGGGGCTCAATTCCTTGAGAACCATTTTGAAGGAGAAGCCAAAGGAGTTCGATGAGAAAGTAAGAGATCCTACTCGAGTCGTGAAATGTTATGGAGGAGATTTTATTTCCCCACTCTCACTGAATGCAATCAAAGACGCTATACAAGCCAAGGATATGGATATCGTGTGTTCTGAGTTATTGGAAATAATTAAGCTCATCGATGCAGTAATCACGGAGAAGTGTCCAGAATCATCATCATTCACTTTTCCTACGACCAACGGACTGGGCTTTGTTGATTCCCTTCTAGAAAAGATGATGGATGTGACAAGTTCTGAGGCTGGCTCGATTGCTTTGATCGATCATTCAATTGAAAAAGTCCAGGAAGTACTTGTTTGTTTACGTTCTTTGCTGTGGAAAATTGTGGAGCTGCAAAATGAAGATGAGGAGGTCCAGGCAATTTGGAATCGTATTGTTGGGGTGGCATACAGGATAGAGCTTCTTATTGACTCCTTAATAACTGGAAATATCTTAGATTCTTCTTCAATGTCTATTCATTCCATTTTAGAAGAAATGAACATCATTAAAGCTGCGGCCTTGAAGATTTGTGATAGCGAAAGACTTGGTGGAAAAGTTAGCGAAGTAACGAAGAGATTCAATCACATGCCACAAGAAGGAAGTAAGCCAATAGTCAATGATGTGGTGGTGGGATTCGAGGATGAGACGGCATCGATAATCAATGGACTCATAAATGGATCACGCCAAGTGAAAATTGTTTCAATTGTGGGCATGCCGGGATGCGGTAAGACAACTTTGGCTAGAAAAGTGTACAATGATTTTTCAGTGAAGTCCCATTTTTATGAGCGTGCTTGGTGTACTGTTtctcaaatatatcaaaagagAAATCTGTTGCTTCAAATTTTGACTTGTATTGAGTCCAAGCTTCCTGAGGATGTTTTTAAGATGGGTGAAGAAGATCTGGCTCTTCAAGTCAGAAGACGTTTGCTGAAAAACAGATATCTCGTTGTTTTGGACGATGTATGGGACATTGATGCATGGAACGGATTGGAAGCCTCATTCCCTGATGATGGAATTGGAAGCAGAGTTATCTTGACAAGTCGGCTCCGTGGTGTTGCTCCGCAAGCCAAACTCGACCATGAACCGTATTCTCTTCCTCAACTCACTCCTAATGAGAGCTGGGATTTGCTAAAAGGGAAGTTATATCCTGGACAAGATTTGGCTCCTCCAGAACTATGTGAAATTCGACAGCAAGTAGTGGAAATGTGTCAAGGACTACCTCTTACGGTTGTCATTCTTGCCGGAATTCTCTCAAGGATGGACCGATATGGTTGGAAAGAAGCTGTGGAAGGTTTACGTTCAAGGAATGTTTCTAGTACAGAACAATGTACCGCTACATTAGAGCTGAGTTACAAACATTTACCTGATAATCTGAAGgcatgttttctttattttggagcCTTTCCAGAAGACCATGAACACAATACCAGGAGGTTGATTTCTCTATGGGTCGCTGAAGGTTTTGTTCAAAAAACTCAGCTCAAGAGATCAGAGGATGTGGCAAATGATTACCTGATGGAACTTATTAGCAGAAGCTTAGTCATAGTTTCGAAACCAAGATCCATTGATGGGGTCAAAACTTGTCGCATTCACGATTTGTTATATGAGTTTTGTGTGACAAAAGCCAAAGAAGAAAAGCTTTTGCAGCTTGTTCGTAGGTATGATGACTTATCTGCTTGCACTGTGCCATGCTACCTACGCCGCTTATGCATTATTGATTCTAAGGTCGAGCACTTTGACAACTTGAGGTTATTTTCTCCTGCCATACGCAGTCTATTTTTATTCAGTCACGATGAAGACAGTAATAGTTTTGACCTTCGATTCATTTTTCACATCATCAAACTTGTCAAAGTGTTAGATTTGAGCCAAATTGGACTCGACCCCTTTCCTAGAGAGGTAGAACTGCTTGTTCACTTGCGCTACTTGGCGATTCTAGGTCGAGGTAAAATCAGTCTCCCATCATCAGTATGCAATCTCCcgaatttggaaactttgatttGGCAAAATTCTTCAACTCATCGTTCAGTTTCACTACCAGATACCATATGGAACCTGAAGAAACTAACGCATTTACAACTAATTGATGAGGTCGATAGgcattattgtttttttttccctagaGACAATCTTGACAACTCGTCACAGTTGCGTGACTTAGATTTCTTGTCCTGTTTGTCTCTCGATCCTGAGGAAAACATCAGCAAGCTGTTGAGAAAGTTTCCAAATATCCGCAAACTGAGATGCTCTGTCAATCTCAAGCCAGATGTTGAACATCATGTAGCAATGGATTGTCTAAGTCAGTTGGAATCACTCAGTCTGAGTCGCGTCCTATACGGTTATCAGCAATTTCATATAGATTTCCAATTTCCTTTGAGTATTAAAAGATTGACCCTGACTTATTTTGGCATGCCGTGGAGAAAAATGGCAGCAATTGGAAATCTGCCAAATCTTGAGGTGCTCAAATTACTCGAGGAAGCCTTTGAGGGGGAAATATGGGAAATGGAAGCAGAGAAGTTCCCTAATGTTCGCTTCTTGAaattagcttccttgaacattGTGAAGTGGACAGCCTCCTCCGAGTATGAGTACGAGGACCAGGACTATTTTCCTCGTCTCCAGAAGTTAGTGTTGGAAAGCTGTGATGCATTGCAGGAGATCCCTTCTTGTTTGGGAAATAGTTCAACTCTTGAAATAATTGAGGTGTCTAAATGTCCCAACTGTACCAGTTCATTGGAGGAAATTCAGGAAGAGCAAAGAAGCAATGGATATACCGATCTGAAGATCCTTATCTCATAA
- the LOC113687426 gene encoding putative late blight resistance protein homolog R1A-3: MASTSITCISSILADLQALENDYPEFPNWPQQYLRRMRHMLRYLRTFLLCAIKYSNGDVQLLFDNKKNQANNHHASLEALAVRIGEAIPKWAKEIQSSDQPWKVVHDLEKDMESFEQEICEWYVFFLGSSSRQSSNSVVRKDDLMEFMDSLLENLVNYLPRSRLPHQVGLIKALEEKLAFMKNFIRFLTLHGVANTELGPLLVHTEAVAINAAGLSYKFQFKKGFGSPKDIKENISELPQKIIPVEPQVLDTCIQALAASKLSRQSYGDTDERILRDFYHSLLRNLWEKLKHGTCPVILRQLQMFYEGLNSLRTILKEKPKEFNEKVRDPTRVVKCYGGDFISPLSLNAIKDGIQAKDMDIVCSELSEIIKLINAVITEKCPESSSFTFPTTNGLGFVDSLLEKMMDVTSSEAGSIALIDHPIQKVQEVLVCLRSLLWKIVELQNEDEEVQAIWNRIVGVAYRIELFIDSLITGNILDSSSMSIHSILEEMNIIEAAALKICDSERLGGKVSEVTKRFNHMPQEGSKPIVNDLVVGFEDETASIINGLRNGSRQVKIVSIVGMPGCGKTTLARKVYNDSSVKSHFYERAWCTVSQIYQKRNLLLQILTCIESKLPEEVFKMGEEDLALQVKRRLLKNRYLVVLDDVWDIDAWNGLEASFPDDGNGSRVILTSRLRGVAPQAKLDHEPYSLPQLTPNETWDLLKGKLYPGQDLAPPELCEIRQQVVEMCQGLPLTVVILAGILSRMDRYGWKEAVEGLSSRNVSSTEQCTATLELSYKHLPDNLKACFLYFGAFPEDHEHNTRRLISLWVAEGFVQKTQLKRSEDVANDYLMELISRSLVIVSKPRSIDGVKACRIHDLLYEFCVTKAKEEKLLQRVRRYDDLSAFTLPCYLRRLCIIDSKVEHFDNLRLFSPAIRSLLLFSHDEDSNSFDLRFIFHIIKLVKVLDLSQIGLDPFPREVELLVHLRYLAILGRGKISLPSSVCNLPNLETLIWRNSSTHRSVSLPDTVWNLKKLRHLQLIDEVDKHYCFFFPRDNLDNSSQLRDLDFLSCLSLDPEENISKLLRKFPNIRKLRCSVNLKPDVQYHVAMDCLSQLESLSLSCVIYGGGRYQLDFQFPLTIKKLTLSYFRLPWSKMAAIGNLPNLEVLKLLKQAFEGEIWEMEVEKFPKVRFLKLASLNIVKWTASSEYEYEDQYYFPRLQKLVLDRCGALQEIPSCLGNSYALEIIEVSKCPSCTSSLEEIQEEQRSNGNTDLKILIS, translated from the coding sequence ATGGCCTCCACTAGTATCACTTGTATTTCTTCCATCTTGGCTGATCTGCAAGCGCTGGAGAACGATTATCCAGAATTTCCAAATTGGCCGCAGCAGTACCTGAGACGCATGAGACACATGCTAAGATATCTGAGAACATTTCTTCTGTGTGCGATAAAATACAGCAACGGTGATGTGCAATTACTATTTGACAACAAAAAGAACCAGGCAAATAATCATCATGCAAGCCTAGAAGCTCTGGCAGTTCGGATTGGAGAAGCCATTCCCAAGTGGGCAAAGGAGATCCAATCTTCTGATCAGCCTTGGAAGGTGGTCCATGATTTAGAAAAAGACATGGAATCCTtcgaacaagaaatttgcgaaTGGTACGTCTTTTTCTTGGGTTCCTCGTCACGGCAGTCCAGTAATTCGGTCGTTCGAAAAGATGACCTTATGGAATTCATGGATTCTCTTCTGGAGAATCTAGTGAATTATCTTCCAAGGAGTCGGCTGCCACATCAAGTTGGACTAATTAAAGCCCTTGAAGAGAAGCTGGCGTTCATGAAAAACTTCATCCGTTTTCTCACACTGCATGGCGTTGCAAACACAGAATTGGGACCATTGTTGGTTCACACTGAAGCTGTGGCTATCAATGCAGCAGGCCTCTCTTATAAGTTCCAGTTTAAGAAGGGTTTCGGATCGCCCAAGGATATCAAGGAAAACATTTCGGAACTGCCGCAGAAGATTATTCCTGTTGAACCGCAAGTCCTTGACACTTGTATCCAGGCCCTGGCTGCTTCAAAGTTATCAAGACAATCATACGGAGATACAGATGAGCGCATATTGAGAGACTTCTACCATTCTCTCCTGCGTAATCTTTGGGAGAAACTAAAGCATGGTACTTGTCCTGTAATTTTGCGTCAACTACAAATGTTTTACGAGGGGCTCAATTCCTTGAGAACCATTTTGAAGGAGAAGCCAAAGGAGTTCAATGAGAAAGTAAGAGATCCTACTCGAGTCGTGAAATGTTATGGAGGAGATTTTATTTCCCCACTCTCTCTGAATGCAATCAAAGACGGCATACAAGCCAAGGATATGGATATCGTGTGTTCTGAGTTATCGGAAATAATTAAGCTCATCAATGCAGTAATCACAGAGAAGTGTCCAGAATCATCATCATTCACTTTTCCTACGACCAATGGACTGGGCTTTGTTGATTCCCTTCTAGAAAAGATGATGGATGTGACAAGTTCTGAGGCCGGCTCGATTGCTTTGATCGATCATCCAATTCAAAAAGTCCAGGAAGTACTTGTTTGTTTACGTTCTTTGCTGTGGAAAATTGTGGAGCTGCAAAATGAAGATGAGGAGGTCCAGGCAATTTGGAATCGTATTGTTGGGGTGGCATACAGGATAGAGCTTTTTATTGACTCCTTAATAACTGGAAATATCTTAGATTCTTCTTCAATGTCTATTCATTCCATTTTAGAAGAAATGAACATCATTGAAGCTGCGGCCTTGAAGATTTGTGATAGCGAAAGACTTGGTGGAAAAGTTAGCGAAGTAACGAAGAGATTCAATCACATGCCACAAGAAGGAAGTAAGCCAATAGTCAATGATTTGGTGGTGGGATTCGAGGATGAGACGGCATCGATAATCAATGGACTCAGAAATGGATCACGCCAAGTGAAAATTGTTTCCATTGTGGGTATGCCGGGATGCGGTAAGACAACTTTGGCTAGAAAAGTGTACAATGATTCTTCAGTGAAGTCCCATTTTTATGAGCGTGCTTGGTGTACTGTTtctcaaatatatcaaaagagAAATCTGTTGCTTCAAATTTTGACTTGTATTGAGTCCAAGCTTCCTGAGGAAGTTTTTAAGATGGGTGAAGAAGATCTGGCTCTTCAAGTCAAAAGACGTTTGCTGAAAAACAGATATCTCGTTGTTTTGGACGATGTATGGGACATTGATGCATGGAACGGATTGGAAGCCTCATTCCCTGATGATGGAAATGGAAGTAGAGTTATCTTGACAAGTCGGCTCCGTGGTGTTGCTCCGCAAGCCAAACTCGACCATGAACCGTATTCTCTTCCTCAACTCACTCCTAATGAGACCTGGGATTTGCTAAAAGGGAAGTTATATCCTGGACAAGATTTGGCTCCTCCAGAACTATGTGAAATTCGACAGCAAGTCGTGGAAATGTGTCAAGGACTACCTCTTACGGTTGTCATTCTTGCCGGAATTCTCTCAAGGATGGACCGATATGGTTGGAAAGAAGCTGTGGAAGGTTTAAGTTCAAGGAATGTTTCTAGTACGGAACAATGTACCGCTACATTAGAGCTGAGTTACAAACATTTACCTGATAATCTGAAGgcatgttttctttattttggagcCTTTCCAGAAGACCATGAACACAATACCAGGAGGTTGATTTCTCTATGGGTTGCTGAAGGTTTTGTTCAAAAAACTCAGCTCAAGAGATCAGAGGATGTGGCAAATGATTACCTGATGGAACTTATTAGCAGAAGCTTAGTCATAGTTTCGAAACCAAGATCCATTGATGGGGTCAAAGCTTGTCGCATTCACGATTTGTTATATGAGTTTTGTGTGACAAAAGCCAAAGAAGAAAAGCTTTTGCAGCGGGTACGTAGGTATGATGACTTATCTGCTTTCACTTTGCCATGTTACCTACGTCGCTTATGCATTATTGATTCTAAGGTGGAGCACTTTGACAACTTGAGGTTATTCTCTCCTGCCATACGCAGTCTATTATTATTCAGTCACGATGAAGACAGTAATAGTTTTGACCTTCGATTCATTTTTCACATCATCAAACTTGTCAAAGTGTTAGATTTGAGCCAAATTGGACTCGACCCCTTTCCTAGAGAGGTAGAACTGCTTGTTCACTTGCGCTACTTGGCGATTCTAGGTCGAGGTAAAATCAGTCTCCCATCATCAGTATGCAATCTCCcgaatttggaaactttgatttGGCGAAATTCCTCAACTCATCGTTCAGTTTCACTACCAGATACCGTATGGAACCTGAAGAAACTAAGGCATTTACAACTAATTGATGAGGTCGATAAgcattattgtttttttttccctagaGACAATCTTGACAACTCGTCACAGTTGCGTGACTTAGATTTCTTGTCCTGTTTGTCTCTCGATCCTGAGGAAAACATCAGCAAGCTGTTGAGAAAGTTTCCAAATATCCGCAAGCTGAGATGCTCTGTCAATCTGAAGCCAGATGTTCAATATCATGTAGCAATGGATTGTCTAAGTCAGTTGGAATCACTCAGTCTGAGTTGCGTTATTTACGGCGGTGGCCGATATCAGTTAGATTTCCAATTTCCTTTGACTATTAAAAAATTGACCCTATCTTATTTTCGCTTGCCATGGAGCAAAATGGCAGCAATTGGAAATCTACCCAATCTTGAGGTACTCAAATTACTCAAACAAGCCTTTGAGGGGGAAATATGGGAAATGGAAGTGGAGAAGTTCCCTAAAGTTCGTTTCTTGAaattagcttccttgaacattGTGAAGTGGACAGCCTCCTCCGAGTATGAGTACGAGGACCAGTACTATTTTCCTCGTCTCCAGAAGCTAGTATTGGATCGCTGTGGAGCGTTGCAGGAGATCCCTTCTTGTTTGGGAAATAGTTATGCCCTTGAAATAATTGAGGTGTCAAAATGTCCCAGCTGTACCAGTTcattggaagaaattcaggaaGAGCAAAGAAGCAATGGAAATACCGATCTGAAGATCCTTATCTCATAA